In Marinobacter sp. LQ44, the following are encoded in one genomic region:
- a CDS encoding DUF1329 domain-containing protein, which produces MKLNKKLLATGVLAASLFAGQAWGAVSAEEAAKLGDTLTPMGAERAGNGGDIPAWTGGLTTPPAGYKGDGIYVNPFPNEQPKFVIDQSNVDQYADKLSPGQVAMIRQYPSYKMPVYPTHRTAVYPQDIMDETVKNATRSELIQGGNGIGNYANATPFPIPQNGLEAIWNHITRYRGGSVQRNVGQVTPTTNGAFSVVKFQDELTWNRYLTDYQPGQDDNVLFYFKQAITAPARLAGNVLLVHETLDQVKEPRRAWIYNAGQRRVRRAPQVAYDGPGTAADGMRTSDNFDMFNGAPDRYNWELVGKKEMYIPYNSYKLVDRSLTYNDIIKAGHINQDLARYELHRVWHVRATLKDGERHVYAQRDFYLNEDSWQASVIDHYDGRGELWRVAEAHGMQFYDQDVPWYAIEVLYDLLSGRYLALGLTNEENNPYTFGVERQSRDYTPAALRRAGTR; this is translated from the coding sequence ATGAAACTGAACAAGAAACTACTGGCCACCGGCGTTCTGGCTGCAAGTCTCTTTGCGGGCCAGGCCTGGGGCGCGGTTTCTGCTGAGGAAGCAGCCAAGCTGGGCGATACGCTGACACCGATGGGTGCAGAGCGCGCAGGTAACGGCGGTGACATCCCCGCGTGGACAGGTGGCTTGACCACACCGCCGGCGGGCTACAAAGGGGATGGCATTTACGTAAACCCATTTCCTAACGAGCAGCCAAAGTTTGTGATTGATCAGAGCAACGTGGATCAGTACGCAGATAAACTGTCCCCGGGACAGGTTGCCATGATCAGACAGTATCCCAGCTACAAAATGCCGGTTTATCCGACTCACCGGACTGCTGTCTATCCTCAGGACATCATGGATGAGACTGTCAAGAACGCTACCCGTTCCGAGCTGATTCAGGGTGGAAATGGCATTGGTAACTACGCCAACGCAACGCCTTTCCCGATTCCCCAGAACGGTCTGGAAGCGATCTGGAATCACATCACTCGATATCGTGGTGGTTCGGTTCAGCGTAACGTGGGCCAGGTCACGCCAACCACCAACGGTGCTTTCTCAGTGGTCAAATTCCAGGATGAGCTGACCTGGAACCGTTATCTGACAGACTACCAACCGGGTCAGGATGATAACGTGCTGTTTTACTTCAAGCAGGCCATTACTGCTCCGGCCCGTCTTGCGGGTAACGTACTCCTGGTTCACGAGACGCTTGATCAGGTGAAAGAACCACGCCGCGCCTGGATTTACAACGCTGGCCAGCGTCGCGTTCGTCGCGCCCCGCAGGTGGCTTACGATGGTCCGGGTACTGCCGCTGATGGCATGCGTACTTCTGATAACTTCGACATGTTCAACGGCGCACCGGATCGCTATAACTGGGAGCTGGTTGGCAAAAAAGAGATGTACATCCCCTACAACTCTTACAAGCTTGTTGATCGCAGTCTGACCTATAACGACATCATCAAGGCCGGCCATATTAATCAGGACCTGGCCCGCTATGAGTTGCATCGGGTATGGCACGTTCGCGCTACTCTGAAAGACGGTGAGCGTCATGTATACGCACAGCGTGATTTCTACCTGAACGAAGACTCCTGGCAGGCGTCAGTCATTGATCATTACGACGGTCGTGGAGAGCTGTGGCGTGTCGCCGAGGCACATGGCATGCAGTTCTATGATCAGGACGTGCCTTGGTACGCCATCGAGGTTCTGTATGATCTTCTGTCTGGTCGCTACCTCGCTTTGGGCCTGACCAACGAAGAAAACAACCCGTACACGTTCGGCGTTGAGCGTCAGTCACGGGACTACACGCCGGCGGCGCTTCGCCGGGCAGGCACCCGGTAA